The Pogona vitticeps strain Pit_001003342236 chromosome 6, PviZW2.1, whole genome shotgun sequence genome contains a region encoding:
- the SBK3 gene encoding putative serine/threonine-protein kinase SBK3 isoform X1, whose protein sequence is MTPGQTDALAQDRQVTTGEWPAAVRSQEPSVTVPAGKSLPDQVSTSEQDTTSSATSLEDTEDNEEFLEQLMSLTSHSLPQLEVEEKYSISKELGSGSYGQVLQVQHREKGTTMALKMMSKKRMERREFLREYCISLCLSSHHALIRTISSAFETPTHYGFVQELAPAGDLCAILSSGEGLPEVQVKRCAAQLAEALDFMHGKALVHRDIKLDNVLLFDRECHRVKLSDFGLTRLEGTKVGAMSGTLPYSPPELCLLESSETLALDSSLDIWAFGVLLFCLCTGCFPWDVAMSPDPEFEEFGIWQNRTVPGEAPGLWKGFTTHVLDMFRRLMALDPNRRSPAIDVHKYLHLPWQVVRCGDTQSPQSECPTVTDSDVLLSGLKGDNKNLGKSSKDTCLGQIQPEPIALEKTHTIQMAPSTGSNPSPLEGSRLSEPGLQP, encoded by the exons TGTCTACTAGTGAGCAGGACACCACCAGTTCAGCCACTAGCCTGGAAGACACAGAGGACAATGAAGAGTTTCTAGAACAGCTCATGTCTCTCACCTCCCACAGCTTACCTCAGTTGGAGGTAGAGGAGAAATATAGCATATCCAAAGAGCTAGGCAGTGGCTCTTACGGACAGGTTCTGCAGGTTCAGCACCGTGAGAAAG GGACCACAATGGCTCTGAAGATGATGTCCAAGAAGCGGATGGAAAGGCGGGAGTTCCTGAGAGAATATTGTATCTCTCTTTGCCTCTCATCTCACCATGCCCTCATCCGAACTATCAGCAGTGCATTTGAGACACCTACACACTACGGCTTTGTACAGGAGCTGGCACCAGCTGGGGATCTCTGTGCTATCCTGAGCTCAGGG GAGGGCCTCCCTGAGGTGCAGGTGAAGAGGTGTGCAGCCCAGTTGGCCGAGGCCCTGGATTTCATGCATGGCAAGGCCTTGGTGCATCGAGACATAAAGCTGGACAATGTTCTTCTTTTTGACAGAGAGTGTCATCGGGTGAAGTTGAGTGACTTTGGTTTAACACGATTGGAAGGCACAAAAGTAGGTGCCATGTCTGGGACCCTGCCCTATTCTCCACCTGAACTGTGCCTACTGGAGAGCAGTGAGACTCTAGCTCTGGATTCTAGCCTGGATATCTGGGCTTTTGGGGTGCTGCTGTTCTGCCTTTGCACTGGTTGCTTCCCTTGGGATGTGGCAATGAGCCCTGACCCTGAGTTTGAGGAATTTGGCATCTGGCAGAACCGCACAGTGCCAGGGGAGGCTCCAGGCCTGTGGAAAGGTTTCACTACACACGTCTTGGACATGTTCCGCCGCCTAATGGCTCTTGATCCCAATCGCCGCAGTCCTGCTATTGATGTGCACAAATACTTACATCTGCCTTGGCAGGTAGTCAGATGTGGAGACACGCAGAGTCCCCAGAGTGAGTGTCCAACGGTCACAGATTCTGATGTCTTGCTCAGTGGCCTTAAGGGAGATAATAAAAACTTGGGGAAGAGCTCCAAGGACACTTGCCTTGGGCAAATACAACCGGAACCGATAGCCTTGGAAAAAACTCACACCATACAgatggctcccagcactggaagcAATCCCAGTCCACTGGAAGGCTCACGGCTAAGTGAGCCTGGGCTCCAGCCTTGA
- the SBK3 gene encoding putative serine/threonine-protein kinase SBK3 isoform X2: MSLALEHSPPPSLVSTSEQDTTSSATSLEDTEDNEEFLEQLMSLTSHSLPQLEVEEKYSISKELGSGSYGQVLQVQHREKGTTMALKMMSKKRMERREFLREYCISLCLSSHHALIRTISSAFETPTHYGFVQELAPAGDLCAILSSGEGLPEVQVKRCAAQLAEALDFMHGKALVHRDIKLDNVLLFDRECHRVKLSDFGLTRLEGTKVGAMSGTLPYSPPELCLLESSETLALDSSLDIWAFGVLLFCLCTGCFPWDVAMSPDPEFEEFGIWQNRTVPGEAPGLWKGFTTHVLDMFRRLMALDPNRRSPAIDVHKYLHLPWQVVRCGDTQSPQSECPTVTDSDVLLSGLKGDNKNLGKSSKDTCLGQIQPEPIALEKTHTIQMAPSTGSNPSPLEGSRLSEPGLQP; this comes from the exons atgtctctagcgttggagcactcaccacctccctccTTGG TGTCTACTAGTGAGCAGGACACCACCAGTTCAGCCACTAGCCTGGAAGACACAGAGGACAATGAAGAGTTTCTAGAACAGCTCATGTCTCTCACCTCCCACAGCTTACCTCAGTTGGAGGTAGAGGAGAAATATAGCATATCCAAAGAGCTAGGCAGTGGCTCTTACGGACAGGTTCTGCAGGTTCAGCACCGTGAGAAAG GGACCACAATGGCTCTGAAGATGATGTCCAAGAAGCGGATGGAAAGGCGGGAGTTCCTGAGAGAATATTGTATCTCTCTTTGCCTCTCATCTCACCATGCCCTCATCCGAACTATCAGCAGTGCATTTGAGACACCTACACACTACGGCTTTGTACAGGAGCTGGCACCAGCTGGGGATCTCTGTGCTATCCTGAGCTCAGGG GAGGGCCTCCCTGAGGTGCAGGTGAAGAGGTGTGCAGCCCAGTTGGCCGAGGCCCTGGATTTCATGCATGGCAAGGCCTTGGTGCATCGAGACATAAAGCTGGACAATGTTCTTCTTTTTGACAGAGAGTGTCATCGGGTGAAGTTGAGTGACTTTGGTTTAACACGATTGGAAGGCACAAAAGTAGGTGCCATGTCTGGGACCCTGCCCTATTCTCCACCTGAACTGTGCCTACTGGAGAGCAGTGAGACTCTAGCTCTGGATTCTAGCCTGGATATCTGGGCTTTTGGGGTGCTGCTGTTCTGCCTTTGCACTGGTTGCTTCCCTTGGGATGTGGCAATGAGCCCTGACCCTGAGTTTGAGGAATTTGGCATCTGGCAGAACCGCACAGTGCCAGGGGAGGCTCCAGGCCTGTGGAAAGGTTTCACTACACACGTCTTGGACATGTTCCGCCGCCTAATGGCTCTTGATCCCAATCGCCGCAGTCCTGCTATTGATGTGCACAAATACTTACATCTGCCTTGGCAGGTAGTCAGATGTGGAGACACGCAGAGTCCCCAGAGTGAGTGTCCAACGGTCACAGATTCTGATGTCTTGCTCAGTGGCCTTAAGGGAGATAATAAAAACTTGGGGAAGAGCTCCAAGGACACTTGCCTTGGGCAAATACAACCGGAACCGATAGCCTTGGAAAAAACTCACACCATACAgatggctcccagcactggaagcAATCCCAGTCCACTGGAAGGCTCACGGCTAAGTGAGCCTGGGCTCCAGCCTTGA
- the SBK3 gene encoding putative serine/threonine-protein kinase SBK3 isoform X3 has product MSLTSHSLPQLEVEEKYSISKELGSGSYGQVLQVQHREKGTTMALKMMSKKRMERREFLREYCISLCLSSHHALIRTISSAFETPTHYGFVQELAPAGDLCAILSSGEGLPEVQVKRCAAQLAEALDFMHGKALVHRDIKLDNVLLFDRECHRVKLSDFGLTRLEGTKVGAMSGTLPYSPPELCLLESSETLALDSSLDIWAFGVLLFCLCTGCFPWDVAMSPDPEFEEFGIWQNRTVPGEAPGLWKGFTTHVLDMFRRLMALDPNRRSPAIDVHKYLHLPWQVVRCGDTQSPQSECPTVTDSDVLLSGLKGDNKNLGKSSKDTCLGQIQPEPIALEKTHTIQMAPSTGSNPSPLEGSRLSEPGLQP; this is encoded by the exons ATGTCTCTCACCTCCCACAGCTTACCTCAGTTGGAGGTAGAGGAGAAATATAGCATATCCAAAGAGCTAGGCAGTGGCTCTTACGGACAGGTTCTGCAGGTTCAGCACCGTGAGAAAG GGACCACAATGGCTCTGAAGATGATGTCCAAGAAGCGGATGGAAAGGCGGGAGTTCCTGAGAGAATATTGTATCTCTCTTTGCCTCTCATCTCACCATGCCCTCATCCGAACTATCAGCAGTGCATTTGAGACACCTACACACTACGGCTTTGTACAGGAGCTGGCACCAGCTGGGGATCTCTGTGCTATCCTGAGCTCAGGG GAGGGCCTCCCTGAGGTGCAGGTGAAGAGGTGTGCAGCCCAGTTGGCCGAGGCCCTGGATTTCATGCATGGCAAGGCCTTGGTGCATCGAGACATAAAGCTGGACAATGTTCTTCTTTTTGACAGAGAGTGTCATCGGGTGAAGTTGAGTGACTTTGGTTTAACACGATTGGAAGGCACAAAAGTAGGTGCCATGTCTGGGACCCTGCCCTATTCTCCACCTGAACTGTGCCTACTGGAGAGCAGTGAGACTCTAGCTCTGGATTCTAGCCTGGATATCTGGGCTTTTGGGGTGCTGCTGTTCTGCCTTTGCACTGGTTGCTTCCCTTGGGATGTGGCAATGAGCCCTGACCCTGAGTTTGAGGAATTTGGCATCTGGCAGAACCGCACAGTGCCAGGGGAGGCTCCAGGCCTGTGGAAAGGTTTCACTACACACGTCTTGGACATGTTCCGCCGCCTAATGGCTCTTGATCCCAATCGCCGCAGTCCTGCTATTGATGTGCACAAATACTTACATCTGCCTTGGCAGGTAGTCAGATGTGGAGACACGCAGAGTCCCCAGAGTGAGTGTCCAACGGTCACAGATTCTGATGTCTTGCTCAGTGGCCTTAAGGGAGATAATAAAAACTTGGGGAAGAGCTCCAAGGACACTTGCCTTGGGCAAATACAACCGGAACCGATAGCCTTGGAAAAAACTCACACCATACAgatggctcccagcactggaagcAATCCCAGTCCACTGGAAGGCTCACGGCTAAGTGAGCCTGGGCTCCAGCCTTGA